The proteins below come from a single Carnobacterium divergens DSM 20623 genomic window:
- a CDS encoding metal-sulfur cluster assembly factor, which translates to MTDENKNWSQEEIDGIKERIIQALEQVIDPELGIDIVNLGLVYEVELENNGHCIVKMTLTTMGCPLADVITDQIMTALKDVPEVTKSEVQLVWYPAWTTDRMSRYARIALGIR; encoded by the coding sequence ATGACAGATGAAAATAAAAATTGGTCGCAAGAAGAAATAGATGGAATCAAAGAACGAATTATTCAAGCATTAGAACAAGTAATCGATCCAGAGCTAGGAATTGATATTGTGAACCTTGGCTTGGTTTATGAAGTAGAATTAGAAAATAACGGTCACTGTATTGTAAAAATGACGTTAACGACAATGGGATGCCCATTAGCAGACGTTATCACCGATCAAATTATGACAGCCTTAAAAGACGTACCAGAAGTAACCAAATCAGAAGTGCAGTTGGTTTGGTATCCTGCGTGGACAACGGATAGAATGAGCCGTTATGCACGGATTGCGTTGGGGATTAGATAA